One genomic window of Parabacteroides pacaensis includes the following:
- a CDS encoding FAD-dependent oxidoreductase: MLTRRDFMKVTTVGSVLATFGEMADAKDLVKQAAEELNDVSESEKEIPVVEDVDLVIVGGSSGAVAAAGAAARSGCKVFLVASLPYLGDDICGTLRLVCGKEEKPANYLSRRLFLQSKSPTPLYIKTELENELIDNGVNFLYSSYVTNVLTDNSRQVAGVVIANRSGRQVIRAKAVIDATHTAAIAKMAGAKTSSFNPGEYEFGFVTVGNTRQDVPGVIQKEKLPYSLSVGNKQLPVTRYTFRLPVKDESYATLQEIEQIIRDRTWDADQGDSSDLLEYLPFTRILSSKPFTQDFSYIRKIPLEAFQPQGVANLWVLGPAADVSRQVAEKLMRPVFHIALGEIVGEVVALCIAGRAHPDKVQVLQEAKRGDEYGKIGELLLPLRPAKLQGYAFSPKASLPVLGSYDVVVMGGGTAGAPAGIAAARQGAKTLIIEYLHGLGGIMTQGFIGKYWDGFKGGFSALVDEGVRNMAPLDHPRQLKNWKDSHNADWKQEYFRRELRKAGGELWFGVMGCGVIVRDHCIKGVVVATPFGRGVIKTQVVIDSTGSADMAIAAGAEYSSTGQHVAVQGAGMGNWTPYDFYNNNDWAFIDDTDILDVSRVYVQAKKKNAGKYDMVKLPQTRERRRVVGEYSVSVYDVLNHRRYPDTISYHQSSFDTHGMIVDPYFILSPPQKRHAIYNADVPLRALLPKGLEGILTTGLGASADRDAMPVIRMQSCLQNQGFAVGYLAAQAVKENKPLRKVDMKKIQKYLVEIGNLPERVLKDKAFKGYSKKELENAAGTVHDNYKGLEILLTQPEPSEQLLLNKMKQGGSVDEQVIYASILCILENKQYASVLADKVKSFSGWDKGWHYTGMGQFGTCMSRLDALMIALGSTGERNVLPIILDKAGLLLPEDYFSHFRAVAVAAEKIGSKDAVPVLFDLLQMPGMRGHSLSSYREARKKTVPALDDVSVRNYALKELHIARALYRCGDKDGLGEKILKEYKNGLQGHYARYAGYVLND; the protein is encoded by the coding sequence ATGCTGACCCGACGTGATTTTATGAAAGTAACTACTGTTGGTAGTGTATTGGCGACATTCGGTGAAATGGCAGATGCGAAAGACTTGGTAAAACAAGCTGCCGAGGAGTTGAATGACGTGTCTGAAAGTGAAAAGGAAATACCGGTTGTCGAAGATGTCGATTTGGTAATTGTAGGTGGTTCCTCCGGGGCAGTTGCCGCGGCGGGAGCTGCCGCAAGATCCGGTTGCAAGGTCTTTTTAGTCGCTTCTTTACCCTATTTGGGAGACGATATTTGCGGAACACTTCGGCTTGTCTGCGGAAAAGAGGAAAAACCAGCCAATTATTTAAGCAGGCGTTTGTTCTTGCAAAGCAAGTCGCCTACCCCTTTGTACATAAAAACGGAATTGGAAAACGAACTGATCGATAACGGAGTCAATTTCCTTTATAGTAGCTATGTAACGAATGTATTAACAGACAACTCCCGCCAGGTAGCGGGAGTTGTAATAGCAAACCGTTCCGGAAGGCAGGTCATTCGGGCAAAGGCAGTAATAGATGCAACTCATACGGCGGCTATAGCTAAGATGGCGGGGGCGAAAACATCTTCTTTTAATCCCGGAGAGTATGAGTTTGGTTTTGTCACGGTAGGAAATACCCGCCAAGACGTTCCGGGAGTCATTCAAAAGGAGAAATTGCCCTATTCGCTATCGGTCGGAAACAAGCAATTACCGGTAACCCGCTATACCTTCCGTCTGCCGGTAAAAGACGAAAGCTACGCTACCTTGCAAGAAATAGAGCAGATTATCCGGGATAGGACATGGGATGCCGACCAGGGCGACAGTTCGGATTTACTCGAATATCTGCCTTTTACCCGTATCCTATCTTCAAAACCTTTTACACAAGATTTTTCGTACATAAGGAAGATCCCTTTGGAAGCATTCCAGCCGCAAGGGGTTGCAAACTTATGGGTATTAGGGCCTGCTGCGGATGTTTCCCGCCAAGTAGCGGAAAAATTGATGAGACCGGTATTCCATATAGCTTTAGGCGAAATAGTAGGAGAAGTCGTCGCCTTATGTATAGCCGGACGCGCTCATCCGGACAAAGTACAAGTATTACAGGAAGCGAAACGGGGGGATGAGTATGGAAAGATAGGAGAATTACTGTTGCCTCTTCGTCCGGCTAAACTTCAAGGATATGCTTTTTCTCCGAAAGCCTCTTTACCTGTATTAGGAAGTTATGATGTAGTAGTTATGGGAGGAGGGACCGCCGGCGCACCGGCCGGGATTGCTGCGGCAAGACAGGGCGCGAAAACTCTTATAATAGAATATCTGCACGGGTTAGGCGGAATTATGACACAAGGATTCATTGGAAAGTACTGGGACGGATTCAAGGGTGGTTTCTCTGCACTTGTGGATGAAGGTGTGCGGAATATGGCTCCTTTGGATCATCCCCGGCAATTGAAAAATTGGAAAGACAGCCATAATGCAGATTGGAAACAGGAATATTTTCGCCGGGAGTTACGGAAAGCAGGAGGTGAACTTTGGTTCGGCGTGATGGGATGTGGAGTGATAGTCCGCGATCATTGTATAAAAGGAGTTGTAGTAGCCACTCCGTTCGGACGGGGCGTTATTAAGACCCAAGTGGTAATAGACAGTACCGGCAGTGCCGATATGGCGATTGCTGCCGGAGCAGAATATAGCTCTACGGGGCAACATGTTGCCGTGCAAGGGGCCGGTATGGGGAATTGGACTCCCTACGATTTTTATAATAATAACGATTGGGCGTTTATCGACGATACGGATATTTTGGACGTTAGCCGGGTCTATGTGCAGGCAAAGAAAAAGAATGCAGGAAAATATGATATGGTTAAATTGCCGCAAACACGTGAACGTAGAAGAGTGGTAGGGGAATATTCGGTTTCCGTATATGATGTATTGAATCATCGCAGATATCCGGATACAATTTCTTATCATCAAAGTTCGTTCGATACGCACGGCATGATTGTAGATCCATATTTTATTTTGTCTCCTCCCCAAAAGCGGCATGCCATTTACAATGCGGATGTCCCTTTAAGAGCCTTGTTGCCCAAAGGTTTGGAAGGAATCCTGACAACCGGGTTGGGAGCGAGTGCCGATAGAGACGCCATGCCGGTCATCCGGATGCAGTCGTGTCTGCAAAATCAAGGATTTGCTGTGGGTTATTTAGCTGCGCAAGCCGTAAAGGAAAATAAGCCCTTACGAAAAGTCGATATGAAAAAGATCCAGAAATATCTGGTGGAAATAGGAAATTTGCCGGAAAGAGTATTGAAAGATAAAGCCTTTAAAGGATATTCTAAAAAGGAACTGGAAAATGCAGCCGGGACCGTCCATGATAATTATAAAGGATTGGAAATCCTTTTAACGCAGCCGGAACCTTCCGAACAATTGCTTTTAAATAAAATGAAGCAAGGCGGATCCGTTGACGAGCAAGTTATATATGCCAGCATTTTATGTATATTGGAAAATAAACAGTATGCATCTGTTTTAGCGGACAAGGTTAAAAGTTTTTCCGGTTGGGATAAGGGTTGGCATTATACCGGCATGGGACAATTCGGCACTTGTATGAGCCGGCTGGATGCTTTAATGATAGCCTTAGGAAGTACCGGGGAAAGGAATGTCTTGCCTATTATTTTAGATAAGGCCGGATTGTTATTGCCGGAAGATTATTTTTCTCATTTCCGTGCTGTTGCGGTAGCGGCGGAAAAGATAGGAAGTAAAGATGCCGTTCCTGTTTTATTCGATTTATTACAAATGCCGGGTATGCGGGGACATTCTCTTTCTTCTTATAGGGAAGCCCGGAAAAAAACTGTTCCTGCACTGGACGATGTAAGTGTCCGTAATTATGCTCTTAAAGAACTCCATATAGCTCGCGCTTTATATCGATGTGGAGATAAGGATGGGTTAGGAGAGAAGATATTGAAAGAGTATAAAAACGGATTGCAGGGACATTATGCCCGTTATGCCGGGTATGTGTTGAATGATTAA
- a CDS encoding DUF6734 family protein translates to MRITQTFWTANQSLLNNNFGWISPQAHLMSWALSCLSIRKNYDDVVLYTDSEGYRVFIELMKLPYTEVVVQYDDLHCPQLHWAYPKMLTYSLQQEPFIHVDGDLYIPHRLNANIENAGLIAQNVENGTKYYKSMMGDILQRQVVVPDFLHKELDRDSIRAYNAGVLGGNDVDFIQEYCRSAFQIIEDNHLNDEGNPRIHVNNNLLYEQVLFFALADKYKKKVATVIEREIPDNGYYYQDFCDFYKYDQLPMLHILGGYKRNPRICNLLGRTLLNKYPEYYKRIVELFTKDHKRLQGGYTERCLSDLSVQMCMATYQDYLKNLLNEWKDIPVAELLEQERRTSSYPVFLYADKDQQLRFIMGRTPYVDIFEIPDEWPEEAKKLIKERIEGSGLLKLKDIVCFPTLLGDGYKELMINDIDYNILLLLETERTFADLYNSLIDSFSFNGREQEPYIRKLIMDELEKLSYNGLIYARFE, encoded by the coding sequence ATGAGAATCACACAAACTTTTTGGACGGCTAACCAGTCTTTATTGAACAATAACTTTGGATGGATCAGTCCTCAAGCTCATCTGATGTCATGGGCTTTGAGCTGCCTGAGTATTAGAAAGAATTACGACGACGTTGTCTTATATACGGATTCGGAAGGATACAGAGTATTTATCGAACTGATGAAACTGCCTTATACGGAGGTTGTCGTGCAGTATGACGATCTGCATTGCCCGCAGCTTCATTGGGCCTACCCTAAAATGCTGACTTATTCGTTACAGCAAGAACCGTTTATACATGTCGACGGAGATTTGTATATCCCTCACCGGCTGAATGCGAATATCGAGAATGCCGGTTTGATTGCTCAGAATGTAGAAAACGGAACAAAATATTACAAGAGCATGATGGGTGATATTTTACAGCGTCAGGTCGTTGTGCCGGATTTCCTGCATAAGGAACTTGATCGTGATTCCATCAGGGCGTATAATGCAGGCGTGTTGGGCGGAAATGATGTAGACTTTATTCAGGAATATTGCCGGAGTGCCTTTCAAATCATTGAAGACAATCATTTGAATGACGAGGGCAATCCTCGCATTCATGTCAATAACAATCTACTGTATGAACAAGTCTTGTTCTTTGCATTAGCCGATAAGTATAAGAAAAAGGTGGCGACTGTGATAGAACGTGAAATTCCGGACAATGGATATTATTATCAGGACTTTTGCGACTTTTACAAGTATGATCAATTGCCCATGCTGCACATATTGGGCGGTTACAAAAGGAACCCTCGGATTTGTAATTTGCTTGGAAGAACTTTATTGAATAAGTATCCGGAATATTACAAACGTATTGTGGAACTGTTTACCAAAGACCATAAGCGTTTGCAGGGCGGCTATACCGAGAGATGCCTTTCCGACTTGTCGGTGCAAATGTGTATGGCTACTTATCAGGATTATTTGAAGAACTTGCTGAATGAGTGGAAAGATATTCCTGTTGCCGAATTGTTAGAACAAGAACGTCGTACCTCTTCTTATCCGGTATTCCTGTATGCGGATAAGGATCAACAGCTTCGTTTCATTATGGGACGCACCCCATACGTGGATATATTTGAGATTCCGGACGAATGGCCGGAGGAGGCAAAGAAGTTGATAAAAGAAAGAATAGAAGGAAGTGGTCTGTTGAAACTCAAAGATATTGTTTGTTTTCCCACATTACTTGGCGATGGTTATAAGGAACTGATGATTAATGATATAGATTATAACATTCTTCTCTTGTTGGAAACAGAACGAACGTTTGCTGATTTGTATAACAGCTTGATTGACAGTTTCTCATTCAACGGTAGGGAGCAGGAGCCTTATATACGTAAGTTGATAATGGATGAACTGGAAAAACTTTCTTATAACGGCTTAATTTATGCAAGATTTGAATAA
- a CDS encoding papain-like cysteine protease family protein: protein MENKKSEEKELREITQASLLAGFIKGTGSGPNDCMDPSDYKRLDDLGVLTGSVYVCGIGWTFPTIHVCGCGCGCGCGCGCGCGCGCGCGSGGDWGDWGDWGDGGGGSGSGCGCGCGSGCGCGSGSGCGGGYGREPYEMMDSHKFVGYRSGVQCWDLCKEILDNYGIHSYGSRSAVFRLVKEVNGDLVNWGDSQNYRNAINCIDKHLNGNRPIIVGVDHTPNRGINEGTTDHFIVITGRGSDGNGTYYTFMDPATSDDYKGCSTNNRLYDDPTNSRLSGTTQAKSKKNEYTVAQIRPNDGGTYATTSY from the coding sequence ATGGAAAACAAGAAAAGCGAAGAAAAAGAATTGAGAGAAATTACGCAGGCATCTTTGCTTGCCGGTTTTATTAAAGGTACAGGTAGTGGTCCTAATGATTGCATGGATCCATCCGATTATAAAAGACTCGATGATTTAGGAGTTTTAACTGGTTCGGTTTATGTGTGTGGTATTGGATGGACATTCCCGACTATTCACGTGTGTGGCTGCGGTTGCGGGTGTGGCTGTGGTTGTGGTTGCGGATGTGGTTGTGGATGTGGTTGTGGCTCCGGAGGCGACTGGGGTGATTGGGGTGATTGGGGTGATGGTGGTGGCGGAAGCGGAAGTGGCTGCGGTTGCGGATGTGGGAGCGGTTGTGGATGCGGAAGTGGAAGTGGTTGCGGAGGCGGTTATGGAAGAGAGCCTTACGAAATGATGGATTCACATAAATTTGTAGGATACCGCTCCGGAGTTCAATGCTGGGATCTTTGTAAAGAAATCCTGGATAATTACGGTATTCATAGTTATGGAAGTCGTTCTGCAGTATTTCGGTTGGTAAAAGAAGTCAATGGAGATTTAGTTAATTGGGGCGATAGCCAGAACTATCGAAACGCGATCAACTGTATCGATAAACATCTTAATGGAAACAGGCCGATTATCGTAGGAGTAGATCATACTCCGAATAGAGGAATCAATGAAGGAACAACAGATCATTTTATAGTAATTACAGGAAGAGGAAGTGACGGCAATGGAACTTATTATACGTTTATGGATCCGGCAACGAGTGACGATTATAAAGGTTGTTCAACTAATAATCGCCTGTATGATGATCCTACCAATAGTAGATTGAGTGGAACAACACAAGCGAAAAGTAAAAAGAATGAATACACAGTTGCTCAGATAAGGCCTAATGATGGAGGAACTTACGCAACGACAAGTTATTAA
- the typA gene encoding translational GTPase TypA: MQKIRNIAIIAHVDHGKTTLVDKMLLAGKLFRDDKAAEVDQFLDSNDLERERGITILSKNVSIQYKDYKINIIDTPGHADFGGEVERVLNMADGCLLLVDAFEGPMPQTRFVLQKAIQLGLKPIVVINKVDKPNCRPSEVQEMVFDLMFSLDATEEQLDFPTIYGSAKQGWMSTDWKKPKEDITALLDAIIEHIPAPHMLEGSSQMLITSLDYSKYVGRIAVGRVHRGELREGQEITLCKRDGSQVKSRIKEIDVFEGLGRTKVASVKSGDICAVIGIEGFEIGESITDAENPEALPTIAIDEPTMSMLFTINNSPFFGKDGKYVTSRHIYERLMKELDKNLALRVEPTDSADAWLVYGRGILHLSVLIETMRREGYELQVGQPQVIIKEINGEKCEPVEELTINLPEECSSRIIDLVTKRKGEMTMMENKNGRIHLEFTIPSRGIIGLNNAALTISAGEAVIAHRFLEFQPWKGEIERRQNGSIIAMETGTAFAYALNNLQSRGRFFIAPQEEVYAGQIVGEHTKENDLVVNVTKSKKLTNMRASGSDDKVSLAPPLVFSLEDALEYIKEDEYVEITPHAMRMRKIILDEIERKRMAKK; this comes from the coding sequence ATGCAAAAGATTAGAAACATTGCAATTATTGCGCACGTCGATCACGGTAAAACAACGCTCGTTGACAAAATGTTACTCGCTGGCAAACTCTTCAGGGATGATAAGGCAGCCGAAGTGGACCAGTTTTTAGACAGTAATGATCTGGAACGGGAAAGAGGGATTACGATTCTGTCGAAGAATGTATCCATTCAATACAAAGATTATAAGATTAACATTATCGATACGCCGGGGCACGCCGATTTTGGTGGAGAAGTGGAACGGGTATTGAATATGGCTGATGGTTGCTTATTATTAGTGGATGCTTTCGAAGGCCCGATGCCTCAGACGCGTTTTGTGCTTCAGAAAGCTATTCAACTCGGATTAAAGCCTATTGTAGTTATCAATAAAGTAGATAAACCTAATTGCCGCCCTAGCGAAGTTCAAGAAATGGTATTCGATTTGATGTTTAGCCTAGATGCCACGGAAGAACAACTGGACTTTCCTACCATTTACGGTTCGGCCAAACAGGGTTGGATGTCTACCGACTGGAAGAAACCGAAAGAAGATATTACGGCATTGCTAGATGCTATTATCGAGCACATACCGGCACCTCACATGCTGGAAGGAAGCAGCCAGATGCTTATCACTTCCCTGGATTATTCCAAATACGTAGGACGTATTGCCGTAGGGCGTGTCCATCGAGGCGAACTCCGGGAAGGCCAGGAAATCACGCTTTGTAAACGCGACGGTTCACAAGTGAAATCACGTATCAAAGAAATTGACGTTTTCGAAGGGTTGGGACGCACAAAAGTGGCTTCTGTAAAATCCGGTGATATTTGTGCGGTTATTGGCATCGAAGGTTTTGAAATAGGTGAAAGCATTACGGATGCTGAAAATCCGGAAGCTCTTCCTACTATCGCTATCGATGAGCCTACCATGTCCATGTTGTTTACCATTAATAATTCTCCTTTCTTCGGAAAGGATGGTAAATATGTTACTTCACGCCATATTTACGAACGGCTCATGAAAGAATTGGATAAAAACCTGGCTTTACGGGTAGAACCGACGGATAGTGCAGATGCTTGGTTAGTGTACGGACGTGGCATTTTACACTTGTCCGTATTAATTGAAACCATGCGCCGGGAAGGGTATGAGTTACAAGTCGGGCAACCTCAAGTGATTATCAAAGAAATTAACGGTGAGAAATGTGAGCCGGTAGAAGAACTGACCATTAATCTTCCGGAAGAATGTTCAAGCCGTATCATTGACCTGGTAACCAAGCGCAAAGGGGAAATGACGATGATGGAGAATAAAAACGGAAGGATACATCTTGAGTTCACGATTCCTTCCCGCGGTATCATCGGTCTTAACAATGCGGCACTTACCATTTCTGCGGGAGAAGCTGTCATAGCCCACCGGTTCCTAGAATTCCAACCATGGAAAGGGGAAATCGAACGCCGTCAAAACGGTTCCATCATTGCCATGGAAACGGGTACGGCATTTGCTTACGCATTGAACAATCTCCAATCCCGCGGTAGGTTTTTCATTGCTCCTCAAGAAGAAGTATATGCAGGTCAAATTGTAGGTGAACATACAAAAGAGAATGACTTAGTAGTCAATGTGACTAAATCGAAAAAGTTAACAAATATGCGTGCTTCCGGTTCGGATGATAAGGTATCGTTAGCTCCTCCTCTTGTTTTCAGTTTGGAAGATGCTTTAGAATATATCAAAGAAGACGAATACGTAGAAATTACTCCGCATGCTATGCGTATGCGTAAAATTATTCTGGATGAAATAGAACGCAAACGGATGGCCAAAAAATAA
- the rpsO gene encoding 30S ribosomal protein S15, which yields MYLDSAKKAEIFEKYGKSNTDTGSPESQIALFSYRISHLTEHLKSNHKDYSTERALKMLVGKRRRLLDYLAEKDINRYRAIIKELGIRK from the coding sequence ATGTATTTAGATTCAGCTAAAAAAGCAGAAATCTTTGAAAAGTACGGAAAGTCTAACACTGATACTGGTTCCCCAGAGAGCCAGATTGCATTGTTTTCATACCGTATTTCTCATTTGACTGAACATTTAAAGTCAAATCACAAAGATTATAGTACTGAAAGAGCTCTTAAGATGTTGGTTGGTAAACGTCGCCGTTTATTAGATTATTTAGCAGAAAAAGATATCAACAGATATCGTGCTATCATCAAAGAACTTGGTATTAGAAAGTAA
- a CDS encoding bifunctional 4-hydroxy-2-oxoglutarate aldolase/2-dehydro-3-deoxy-phosphogluconate aldolase, with translation MARFTKLQVLNAMASTGMVPVFYNKEVEIAKNVVKACYEGGVRAFEFTNRGDFAQEVFGELIKFAAKECPELILGIGSIVDPATAALYIQLGANFVVGPMFNPEIAKVCNRRLIPYTPGCGSVTEINAAQEVGCDLCKIFPAGNVGGPSFVKNVKAPMPWSMLMVTGAVEPTEENLSAWMKAGVTCVGMGSKLFPKEVIANKEWAAITRYCQDALAIIERYKK, from the coding sequence ATGGCTAGATTCACAAAATTGCAGGTACTTAACGCCATGGCTTCTACGGGAATGGTTCCTGTATTTTATAATAAAGAGGTAGAAATCGCCAAGAACGTAGTGAAAGCTTGTTATGAGGGCGGGGTACGGGCGTTCGAATTTACCAACCGCGGAGATTTTGCCCAGGAAGTGTTTGGCGAACTGATAAAATTTGCCGCTAAAGAATGCCCGGAACTGATACTGGGTATCGGTTCGATTGTCGACCCGGCCACGGCTGCCTTGTATATCCAGTTGGGAGCTAACTTTGTGGTGGGTCCTATGTTCAACCCCGAAATAGCGAAAGTCTGCAACCGGCGGTTGATTCCTTACACACCGGGCTGTGGCTCCGTTACGGAAATTAATGCGGCCCAGGAAGTAGGATGCGACCTTTGTAAGATTTTCCCGGCTGGTAACGTAGGCGGTCCTTCTTTCGTGAAGAACGTGAAAGCTCCGATGCCGTGGTCTATGTTGATGGTGACGGGTGCCGTGGAACCGACGGAAGAAAACCTGTCTGCCTGGATGAAAGCAGGCGTGACTTGCGTAGGCATGGGTTCCAAGCTTTTCCCCAAGGAAGTAATTGCCAATAAAGAATGGGCTGCCATCACCCGGTATTGCCAAGATGCATTAGCCATTATCGAACGTTACAAGAAATAA
- a CDS encoding sugar kinase, producing the protein MKNKIVTFGEIMLRLATPDYLRFCQSNILTATFGGGEANVAVSLANYGLNTEFVTRLPENDIARACIMDLRKYGVGTEHILYGGERLGIYFLETGAVARASKVIYDRAHSSIADIRLGMIHWEEVLKDARWFHWTGITPALSQGAADVCLEAIQTANKLGVTVSCDLNYRKNLWKYGKTAAEVMPALVEGCDIILGNEEDAEKVFGIKPEGFDVANTQGEVDASKFQSVCTQLMERFPRAKKVIITLRGSINANHNTWSGVLYDGTNLYKAPVYNITHIVDRVGGGDSFMGGLIYGLLSYPEDDRKALHFAVAASCLKHTIYGDFNQVTVEEVEKLMAGDASGRVSR; encoded by the coding sequence ATGAAGAACAAAATTGTAACTTTCGGTGAGATTATGTTACGCTTGGCAACTCCTGACTATCTCCGTTTCTGCCAGTCGAATATACTCACCGCCACATTTGGAGGAGGAGAAGCCAATGTGGCCGTTTCATTAGCCAATTACGGTCTGAATACTGAATTTGTTACGCGTTTGCCTGAAAACGATATAGCCCGCGCCTGTATCATGGATCTTCGTAAATATGGCGTCGGTACGGAACACATTCTATACGGCGGCGAACGTTTAGGCATTTATTTTCTGGAAACGGGTGCTGTGGCACGTGCCAGTAAAGTAATATACGACAGGGCACATTCTTCCATAGCTGATATCCGGCTCGGAATGATCCATTGGGAAGAAGTACTGAAAGATGCCCGGTGGTTCCATTGGACAGGTATCACTCCCGCTCTTTCCCAAGGGGCTGCCGATGTGTGCCTGGAAGCTATTCAAACAGCCAATAAGCTGGGCGTTACCGTATCTTGCGACTTAAATTACCGCAAGAACCTTTGGAAATACGGTAAAACAGCCGCGGAAGTGATGCCTGCTTTAGTAGAAGGTTGTGATATCATTCTGGGAAATGAAGAAGATGCCGAAAAGGTATTCGGAATCAAACCGGAAGGTTTCGATGTTGCCAATACCCAAGGGGAAGTAGACGCAAGCAAATTCCAATCTGTTTGCACGCAGTTGATGGAAAGGTTTCCACGAGCTAAAAAAGTCATTATCACTTTACGGGGCTCTATCAATGCGAACCATAATACATGGAGCGGTGTTCTATATGACGGCACAAATTTGTATAAAGCACCTGTTTATAATATTACTCATATAGTAGATCGTGTTGGCGGGGGAGATTCTTTTATGGGCGGTTTGATTTATGGGCTGCTCTCTTATCCGGAGGACGACCGGAAAGCACTTCATTTCGCCGTGGCAGCTTCTTGCTTAAAACATACCATTTACGGGGATTTTAATCAGGTAACGGTAGAAGAGGTGGAAAAGTTAATGGCGGGAGATGCTTCCGGAAGAGTTTCAAGATAA
- a CDS encoding AraC family transcriptional regulator, which produces MKPALRRVTINPEYSFSVRKDTGAQVYRMWHHHPEVELFLIRGGKGLQIVGDKTSNITESCHMIITGPYLPHTIVYNNGTSGKEVEAIVVHFDPNIFGGAFLNMPEMRSIKELLDQTTFGLEIKSPTLELMEKQMFELYEADCTTRLILLLHILHTIAIGKGYDRIASAGFANDFSFRDNTRINKIYQFTFDNFQKNITIEEVASQLHLSKESFCRYFKLKTGKTYIQFLMEVRIGHACKLLMENEMNVAEVCFACGYNNASNFHHQFKTLKGKTPFQYQRDYLNTARINENIED; this is translated from the coding sequence ATGAAACCTGCATTACGACGTGTCACGATTAATCCGGAATATTCATTCAGTGTACGAAAAGATACTGGAGCACAAGTGTATAGAATGTGGCACCACCACCCTGAAGTAGAATTATTCTTGATCCGCGGAGGGAAAGGACTACAGATTGTAGGAGATAAAACCAGCAATATCACCGAATCTTGCCACATGATTATTACCGGCCCTTACTTGCCTCATACCATCGTATATAATAATGGTACTTCCGGGAAAGAGGTGGAAGCCATTGTGGTTCATTTTGATCCTAACATATTCGGAGGTGCTTTTTTGAATATGCCGGAAATGAGGTCTATCAAAGAACTGTTAGACCAAACTACCTTCGGACTGGAAATTAAAAGCCCGACATTAGAATTAATGGAGAAACAAATGTTCGAACTTTATGAGGCGGATTGTACCACCCGTTTAATTTTATTGTTGCATATATTACATACCATTGCGATTGGAAAAGGATACGATCGAATAGCGAGCGCTGGATTTGCTAATGATTTTTCCTTTCGGGATAACACCCGGATTAATAAGATCTATCAGTTTACTTTTGATAATTTCCAAAAGAATATTACGATTGAAGAAGTAGCTTCCCAACTGCACCTGTCCAAAGAATCGTTTTGCCGTTATTTCAAATTGAAAACAGGCAAGACTTATATTCAATTTTTAATGGAAGTCCGCATCGGCCATGCTTGTAAATTGTTAATGGAAAATGAAATGAATGTGGCGGAAGTATGTTTTGCTTGCGGGTATAATAATGCTTCTAACTTCCATCATCAATTTAAAACCTTGAAAGGAAAAACTCCTTTCCAATACCAACGTGACTATCTTAATACCGCAAGGATAAATGAAAATATTGAAGATTAA
- a CDS encoding BlaI/MecI/CopY family transcriptional regulator: MEKLTMQEEEAMLYIWQVAPCFVKDVVAKYDDPKPPYTTVASVIKNLERKKYVKAKRYGNTYEYTPLVKESEYKRTFMNGVVRNYFENSYKEMVSFFARDQKISAEELKEIIDMIEKGKE, encoded by the coding sequence ATGGAGAAATTAACAATGCAAGAAGAAGAAGCCATGTTATATATCTGGCAGGTTGCCCCCTGTTTTGTAAAAGATGTCGTGGCTAAGTACGACGATCCTAAACCCCCTTATACCACAGTAGCCTCTGTGATAAAGAATTTAGAACGGAAAAAGTATGTAAAAGCCAAACGCTACGGGAATACCTATGAATATACTCCCTTAGTAAAGGAAAGTGAGTATAAACGTACCTTTATGAATGGAGTTGTACGCAATTATTTTGAAAACTCTTATAAAGAGATGGTTTCTTTTTTCGCGAGAGACCAGAAAATTTCGGCTGAGGAGTTAAAAGAAATTATCGATATGATCGAGAAAGGAAAAGAGTAA